GAAAAAATGATCAGAAAAGTGACGACCGTTTGGCGCGGCCAAGGTAAGACGGCTACCGTACATCTCAGCCAAGTAGATTCGCGAGAGGCGGCTGATGCTTTGCGCATGTGCTATTTAGCCAAAAAGCGGTCGGAAACCCCGCCTTTGCCCGCGGGCAGATACTATGTTTGTGACCTGATTGGCTGTGTCGTCATGGATGAAACCGGAAATATTTTGGGCCATCTGAAAGATATTTTGCAAAACACGGCTCAGGATGTGTATGTCGTGCAACGACCACGGCAAAAGGATCTGCTGTTCCCACTTGCGCCATCTACGTTGCAGGATGTTGACTTGTCCCGAGGAATTATAAAAGTAAAGCTACCGCCCGGCCTTTTGGAAATATATTCATAACAGGTAAGATTATGAAGTTTACGGTTATTACTTTATTCCCCGAAATGATCCGGCAAAACTTAGCCACCAGTGTTACCGGTCGAGCTTGGCAAAAGGGCTTGTTTGAAATTGAAACAATTCAGCTGCGTGATTTTGCCGACAACAGTTATGGACGAGTCGATGACAGTTTGGCCGGCGGCGGAACCGGAATGCTCATACAATGCGAACCGGTGCAGCGCTGCCTCGACAGTTTGACGTACGCTGCTTTGCCCGCCGAACGTAAGCTTATTTACCTTTCGCCCAAGGGCAAAGTTTTCAATCAAGCCTTGGCAAAGGAACTGGCCGGCTTGAAAGAAATCGTCTTACTTTGCGGTCATTATGAAGGAATAGATGACCGGGTTTTGACTGCGAATGACATTGCGGAAGTTTCTTTGGGCGATTATGTTTTGACGGCTGGCGAATATGGGGCCTGCATCATAATTGATGCGGTGGCGCGAATGCTGGAAGGTGTTTTGCCGAACCAAGATGCATTTAGTGATGAGTCGCATTTTTCTGGTTATTTGGAACAAAAACAATATACGAAACCAGCTGTTTGGCGCGGCAAAAAAATCCCGGCAGTCTTGCTTGGCGGCAATCATCGCGAGATTGATAAGTGGCAGAGGCTGTCTGCCTTGAGCGAAACCGCGATTAAACGTCCCGATCTGTTTGACAGTTTGAAACTGTCGGCCCAAGAATATGCTGATTTGGCAAAATTCATGGCGGAAATAACTCTTGAATTGTAACCACCAAAATGGTATAATGTTCGGGCTGTTGTGTGACAGCTGAGTACGAACGGTCCGCTGCGGGTTGCGTGCATGAACGTTCTGGGAAGAGAGGAGGAACGCAATAATGGATTTAGTAAAAGCTGTAGAAGCAGCTCAAATGAAAGACGGTTACAAAAACATCGAAGTAGGTGATTACGTAAAGTTGCACCTTAAGATTAAAGAAGGTAACCGCGAACGTATCCAAGTATTTGAAGGTACGGTAATTGCGCGCAAAGGCCAAGGCTTGAGCGAAACAATTACAGTTCGCCGTTTGTCATACGGCGTAGGTGTAGAACGTATTTTGCCTGTTCATTCGCCTAAGATTGAAAAAATTGAACTTGTACGTAAAGGTCTGGTTCGCCGTGCCAAGCTTTATTATCTGCGGAGCAGAACCGGTAAAGCGGCTAAGATTAAAGAAAAATTATCAAATCGCAAGTAATTCAAAAGCCGCCTTTGATGGCGGCTTTTCCATATAGCTGGCGAACGAATTTTGAACAAATTTTGGTCCAGCTGTCTGCATTAATTTTCCATGTAATTTACAAAATATTAGTTAACGAGGAAGGTGGCTATGGCAGAAGTTAATTGGTATCCGGGTCATATGACTAAAGCGATGCGCGATATCAAAGCAAAATTAAAACTGGTCGATTTGGTTATTGAATTGGCCGATGCGAGAATACCGGCTTCCAGTCGCAATCCCGAGCTGAATAAGCTTTTGCTAAATAAACCGCGGCTTTTGGTGCTTTCCAAAAAAGACTTGGCTGATCCGACATGGACAGAGCGTTGGCTTAACAAATATCAGACCGAATCGCTTGCAGCGGCGGCCTTCAACTTGGCTACCATTAAGGGAATGAACGATTTGGCGCAAAAATGCCGTGAACTGGTGGCGGACAAGCTGCGTCGGGCTGAAGACAAGGGGCGGAGCGGCAGACCGGTTAGGGCGATGGTTTTGGGTATTCCGAACACCGGTAAATCAACCTTGATTAATAGCTTAGCCGGACGCAAGGCCGTCGTTACCGGTGATCGCCCCGGCGTGACCCGAGCTTTGCAGTGGGTGCGTACCGGAGATCTTGAATTAATGGATGTTCCGGGTGTGCTGTGGCCCAAAATAACAAGTGCGCACGCTCAACTAGTCCTAGCGGCCACTGGGGCCGTCAAAGATCAAGTCTTCGATGTAGAAGATATCGCAGCGAGAATGATTGAATGCTTGGCTGAGCTTTATCCGCTACCGCTCATGGAAAGGCTAAAACTCACCGACTTAGACCAGCCGGTGTGGCAGCTTTATGAGGAAGGGGCACGCAATCGCGGTTGTTTGCAGTCTGGTGGCAAACTTAATACCCTGCGTTTTGCTACGCTGTTTTTGGATGAATTGCGCAGCGGCAAAATGGGGAAAATTACTTTAGATAGGTTTTAAAGTTTAGGCAGGACTTAAAGTTTAGGCGGGATTTTGTTCCGTTTGTAGATTTTTGTCGCTTCTAAAAATATTTTTTTCAGCTAAACTCGCGGTGGAGGTATGAATATGACTGATTTATTTATTCCGGTTATTCCGGCAGCAAAAAATGATGCGGATCACGCCAAAGCTTCGCCTGAGGCTGAGCTTAAGCTGCAATACGAGAAAATGCTGAAATTTGAAGAACAAGCGGCACAACAAGGCTTCACCTGTATTGCAGGAACGGATGAGGCTGGGCGCGGGCCGGTGGCAGGACCGATTTTTGCCGCAGCGGTAGTTATTGACCCGCGACGACCGCTTTACGGGGTAAATGATTCTAAAAAACTTTCGCCCAAGCGACGTGAGGAACTTTTTAATATTATTTGCGAACGTGCCGCCGCCTATTCGATTGCTATGGTAACTGCTAAGGTAATTGACCAAATTGGTATCGGCCCGGCTAACGATTTGGTCCTCAAACAAGCCGTCGGCAGGATGAGCATCAAGGCCGACTACGTATTGGTCGACTACTTTAAGCTGAAAGACTATGCGATTCCATATTTGGCTATTACTAAGGGCGACAGTCTGTCGGCCTCAATTGCGGCGGCATCTATTTTGGCTAAAGTGTCACGGGATCGTTATATGGTGCAACAAGACAAAATCTATCCCCAATATGGTTTTGCAGCGCACAAAGGCTATGGAACCGCCGCTCATCGTCAGGCGATAAAGGAATACGGCCTTTGCCCGGAACATCGGCGCAGCTTTTTGACCAAATGGTAAGGCTAGTGCAAGAATATAATACCGACTTTGCGCTTTATCCTATGTTTAGGCCGAATATTTCAACGAGCCTAATGGCTTGCTACTACAATTGGTGGTTGGTAGGCAACTGTCCGATCAAATGGTGGGACAAACATGTACTAGGTACTATGGGTGAGCGAATAATTGCTAAGTGGCTTGGCCACTGTGGTTTTGTTTTACTAGACCATAATTTAAGACTCGCTCATGGTGAAATCGATCTTGGTGTTAAACGCAATGAACTATATAGCGCAGTTGAAGTTCGTACTCGTTTGGACAGCCGGAGCAGTTTTTCGGATGACTGTTCAAAGTTGTTCCCGCCGCTCAAATTAAGTCGATGCCTGACGGCAGGAAAGTTATGGGCGAGCCGGTATAACAGCGAATTGCACAGCTTGCTGGCTGTAGCTTGTATAGTCGAGCCGGAAAATGCATTTCGCGCCGCTATTGCCATAACAGCCTTTGACTGGCTTAACGGTGAACACGCCGTGCTTAACTGATATCCTCCGCAGAGGGTGGCAGGCAGTTGACAGCTGACCGGCACCTATGCGCAACGGATGTTCGGCTTGTTTTGCGTAGGGTGTATTCTTCAACATTTGAAGGATTATTTGCTGCGTAATTGTTTAGTGCTAAGATGTATATACATCATGTTTAATTTGGAGGGCACATGGAAAAGTTGGATAAGCGCAGCAGTGTGCCGTTATATGCACAACTCAAAGAATTGCTGCAAAGGCGCATAGCCGATGCCGTCTACAGCCCTGGTGAAAAAATCCCCACCGAGCTTAAATTGTGTGAAGAGTTGGATTTGTCACGCCCTACAGTTCGCCAAGCAGTTGCGGAACTGGTGGCGGAAGGAAAACTTTATATTATTAAAGGCCGCGGGACATTTGTTACGGCAACGCCGGAATTACAAGTCATCCGTAACTACAATTCCATGGCTTTTTCAGCTTTCCGTCCACCGTTAACCGGAACAAGGCACTTTATAGACTATCGACATTTGAAGCGAATCTCGGTAGATGTGACAGCCGGATTTGGCAAAAACACGACAATTTTGCAGCAAGGCGTCTATGAGATAATTTGGTTGGATGAGTCTGAAGAAGGCAAGCCATTGGTGTACGGCAAAGCCTATATCCCGGCTGTGATATACCCTAATCTGTTGTCCCGTTTAACCAGTGACAAAGAAAGTAAAAGCGCGGTTTTATGGGACGTTCGCTCGGTAGGCACGAAAGCTCAGGCTGTATTGGCGGTTCGACCGGCTTTAACAGATGAAGCACGGTATCTTGATATTACAAAAGCCTTTCCGGTTCTTACACATAATGCTAAGATATATAACCGTACCGGTGCAGTTTGCGAGCTGGTGGAGGCAATAATGCCGACAGATCGTTGTGCACTTATGCTTGATTTAATCAACATGAATAATTGAATCAACAGGATAAATCGAGGGGGAATGAACTTGTATTTTGATCAGACTGCGTCAACTTTACCTTTGCCGGAAATTTTAGATCTATACCTTAGTTTATCGAAATCGACTTATGCCAACCCTGCCGCTATACACAGATTGGGCTATGAGGCTGAACAGGTTATCAAACAGGCTCGCAAAGACATAGCGGAGGTGTTGCGGTGTCGTCCGGAAAATTTGTTGTTTACTTCATGCGCGACTGAATCAATAAATACCGCACTGCGCGGGGTAATCGCCGCTCATCCTCACGGCGGGCGTGATATTATTACTTGGGATATTGAACATAAAGCTACACTCAAGACCTGTGCCTACCTGGCTCAAAAAGGATACAATGTGCGCTACTTGGCAACGACAGGGGATTTGCTGCCTGATTTGAAGGAACTGCGAACGGCGTTGAGCCGGGAAACCGCTTTGATAAGCATTTCACTGGTTAATAATGAACTAGGGTCACATCCTGATATAGCCGCAATTGTTAAGCTGCGAGACAGCTTGGCTCCCCAGGCGATAATTCATATTGATGCGGTACAAGGTTGGACAAAGCTTCCATTTTATCCACTGCAGACCGGCGTAGACTTGGCCTCTTTTTCCGGGCACAAAATATATGCGCCAAAAGGTATTGGCCTCCTCTACATAAGAAAAGGCTTGAGGATAGACCCGCTGATTCTAGGTGGTGGCCAACAAAACGGCTTGCGCAGCGGAACGGAAAATCCGGTACTATGTGCTTGCCTGGCTAGGGCAGCTCAAATACAGACCAAATCCATGGCGACTAATTTTGCCTATGTGCAGGACTTGCACAATTTTTTGGTCGACGGACTTAATCGCGCCGGCCTCGGTTGTTGCCCGAATTTGCCGGCCAAATATTCGCCATATATATTGAATGTGTCGTTCCCGGGCGTTAATCCCGAGACTTTAGCCCATGCTCTGGCGGATAAAGAAATCTATGTAGCAACGCATTCTGCCTGCAGCTCGTCTGATAACCGTAGTCACGTTCTTGACGCGTTGCCGATTGATGAGGCACGCAAGACCTCGGCATTGCGTATAAGTTTGGCACCCGATCATGAAAAAAGTGATCTTACTGCTTTGATCGATGCCTTACGGGAAATCGTACCGAAATTACGGGTAAAATCGCAGGATAGCACATTACAACGATAACTTATCATGTGCATCATTATGACAGCTGAAAGTAAATATAAACTATATTATATAAAATCAACAACGATATAAATAGACCAATGGAGAGATGGAGATCTAAATGAAGAACGAACAAATCCTGGCCCGTTTAGGGGAGATAGCGTTAAAAGGCTTGAATCGAGGCAAATTCGAACAGCGGCTGATGGCCAATCTGAAACGTCGGCTGAACAAAATCGGTGATTTCAAGGTCAAGCAAAGTCAGTCGAGAATTTGGATTGTGCCAGAGAATGAATTTGCCGATTGTGACTTGGCCTTAAAAACAGTAACTGAAGTGTTCGGTTTGGTTTCAGCTAGCAAGGTCCGAGCTTATCCGGCGACCTTAGAAGCTTTGCTGCCGGCTGCGAAAGACTATATGAACGATTATTTGAATGGCAAAGGCAATTTAAGCTTTAAAGTGGAGAGTAAGCGTGGTCTTAAGTCTTTCCCCATGACGTCACCAGAAATTTCAGCGCATTTGGGGGGATATTTGTTGGATAACTTCCCCCAGTTATCGGTTGATGTTCATAATCCGGATTTCATACTTTATGTTGACATCCGTGATGAGCTTTGTTTATACACAGATATCGTTCCCGGGGTTAAGGGCTTGCCGATTGGAACTTCGGGCAAGGGCTTGCTTTTACTTTCAGGCGGCATAGACAGTCCGGTTGCCGGATACATGATGGCCAGCCGCGGGATGGAATTGGAAGCTATTTACTTCCATACTTATCCTTACACGAGTGATCGGGCCAAACAAAAAGTTATTGATTTAGCTGAGATATTGACGGATTATTGTGGACGACTGAAACTCCATATTGTCGATTTTACTGATATTCAGCTGGCGATCAGGGACAATGCTCCGCAAGATATGATGACGATAGTCATGCGGCGTATAATGATGCGAATTGCTGAACAGGTGGCTGTTAAAAATCAAGCGCGTTGCCTTATTACCGGCGAAAGTCTGGGACAGGTGGCCAGTCAAACCCTTGAAGCCTTGTGTACTACAGATGTTGTGGTGAATATGCCCATATTCAGGCCGTTGATAGGCACCGACAAAGATGACACGGTTAACATTTCCAAACGAATTGGAGCATTTGATACTTCAATTTTGCCTTATGAAGATTGCTGTACGGTGTTCGTTGCCCGTCATCCGCGTACGAGGCCGTCGATTAAAGTAGCTGTTGCGGCGGAAGCAAAACTCGATATTGACGCTTTGGTCGCTGAAGGTGTGAATAAAATAACTACCTTGGAACTTAACTGATACGGCGACAAAGCTGGCCGAAAGGGAGGTTTTTATGCGGCAAGAACCGCTTGCTTACAGAATGGCCCCAGCATCCGTTGAGCAGTACGTCGGACAGTCGCATCTGCTTGCTCCGGGCAAATTGTTACGCCGGATGATTGATGGCGATAAATTAAGCTCAATAATT
This is a stretch of genomic DNA from Mageeibacillus indolicus UPII9-5. It encodes these proteins:
- the rimM gene encoding ribosome maturation factor RimM (Essential for efficient processing of 16S rRNA), which gives rise to MDSRGNEALLKEKSSKARVLREFLLTAQLTAPHGIYGDMKYRILGDGNLSADGDAILYLLDRDEKMIRKVTTVWRGQGKTATVHLSQVDSREAADALRMCYLAKKRSETPPLPAGRYYVCDLIGCVVMDETGNILGHLKDILQNTAQDVYVVQRPRQKDLLFPLAPSTLQDVDLSRGIIKVKLPPGLLEIYS
- the trmD gene encoding tRNA (guanosine(37)-N1)-methyltransferase TrmD is translated as MKFTVITLFPEMIRQNLATSVTGRAWQKGLFEIETIQLRDFADNSYGRVDDSLAGGGTGMLIQCEPVQRCLDSLTYAALPAERKLIYLSPKGKVFNQALAKELAGLKEIVLLCGHYEGIDDRVLTANDIAEVSLGDYVLTAGEYGACIIIDAVARMLEGVLPNQDAFSDESHFSGYLEQKQYTKPAVWRGKKIPAVLLGGNHREIDKWQRLSALSETAIKRPDLFDSLKLSAQEYADLAKFMAEITLEL
- the rplS gene encoding 50S ribosomal protein L19 produces the protein MDLVKAVEAAQMKDGYKNIEVGDYVKLHLKIKEGNRERIQVFEGTVIARKGQGLSETITVRRLSYGVGVERILPVHSPKIEKIELVRKGLVRRAKLYYLRSRTGKAAKIKEKLSNRK
- the ylqF gene encoding ribosome biogenesis GTPase YlqF; the encoded protein is MAEVNWYPGHMTKAMRDIKAKLKLVDLVIELADARIPASSRNPELNKLLLNKPRLLVLSKKDLADPTWTERWLNKYQTESLAAAAFNLATIKGMNDLAQKCRELVADKLRRAEDKGRSGRPVRAMVLGIPNTGKSTLINSLAGRKAVVTGDRPGVTRALQWVRTGDLELMDVPGVLWPKITSAHAQLVLAATGAVKDQVFDVEDIAARMIECLAELYPLPLMERLKLTDLDQPVWQLYEEGARNRGCLQSGGKLNTLRFATLFLDELRSGKMGKITLDRF
- a CDS encoding ribonuclease HII, whose protein sequence is MTDLFIPVIPAAKNDADHAKASPEAELKLQYEKMLKFEEQAAQQGFTCIAGTDEAGRGPVAGPIFAAAVVIDPRRPLYGVNDSKKLSPKRREELFNIICERAAAYSIAMVTAKVIDQIGIGPANDLVLKQAVGRMSIKADYVLVDYFKLKDYAIPYLAITKGDSLSASIAAASILAKVSRDRYMVQQDKIYPQYGFAAHKGYGTAAHRQAIKEYGLCPEHRRSFLTKW
- a CDS encoding YraN family protein, whose protein sequence is MQEYNTDFALYPMFRPNISTSLMACYYNWWLVGNCPIKWWDKHVLGTMGERIIAKWLGHCGFVLLDHNLRLAHGEIDLGVKRNELYSAVEVRTRLDSRSSFSDDCSKLFPPLKLSRCLTAGKLWASRYNSELHSLLAVACIVEPENAFRAAIAITAFDWLNGEHAVLN
- a CDS encoding GntR family transcriptional regulator codes for the protein MEKLDKRSSVPLYAQLKELLQRRIADAVYSPGEKIPTELKLCEELDLSRPTVRQAVAELVAEGKLYIIKGRGTFVTATPELQVIRNYNSMAFSAFRPPLTGTRHFIDYRHLKRISVDVTAGFGKNTTILQQGVYEIIWLDESEEGKPLVYGKAYIPAVIYPNLLSRLTSDKESKSAVLWDVRSVGTKAQAVLAVRPALTDEARYLDITKAFPVLTHNAKIYNRTGAVCELVEAIMPTDRCALMLDLINMNN
- a CDS encoding cysteine desulfurase family protein, producing the protein MNLYFDQTASTLPLPEILDLYLSLSKSTYANPAAIHRLGYEAEQVIKQARKDIAEVLRCRPENLLFTSCATESINTALRGVIAAHPHGGRDIITWDIEHKATLKTCAYLAQKGYNVRYLATTGDLLPDLKELRTALSRETALISISLVNNELGSHPDIAAIVKLRDSLAPQAIIHIDAVQGWTKLPFYPLQTGVDLASFSGHKIYAPKGIGLLYIRKGLRIDPLILGGGQQNGLRSGTENPVLCACLARAAQIQTKSMATNFAYVQDLHNFLVDGLNRAGLGCCPNLPAKYSPYILNVSFPGVNPETLAHALADKEIYVATHSACSSSDNRSHVLDALPIDEARKTSALRISLAPDHEKSDLTALIDALREIVPKLRVKSQDSTLQR
- the thiI gene encoding tRNA uracil 4-sulfurtransferase ThiI; translation: MKNEQILARLGEIALKGLNRGKFEQRLMANLKRRLNKIGDFKVKQSQSRIWIVPENEFADCDLALKTVTEVFGLVSASKVRAYPATLEALLPAAKDYMNDYLNGKGNLSFKVESKRGLKSFPMTSPEISAHLGGYLLDNFPQLSVDVHNPDFILYVDIRDELCLYTDIVPGVKGLPIGTSGKGLLLLSGGIDSPVAGYMMASRGMELEAIYFHTYPYTSDRAKQKVIDLAEILTDYCGRLKLHIVDFTDIQLAIRDNAPQDMMTIVMRRIMMRIAEQVAVKNQARCLITGESLGQVASQTLEALCTTDVVVNMPIFRPLIGTDKDDTVNISKRIGAFDTSILPYEDCCTVFVARHPRTRPSIKVAVAAEAKLDIDALVAEGVNKITTLELN